The Streptomyces sp. NBC_01255 genome window below encodes:
- a CDS encoding TFIIB-type zinc ribbon-containing protein, with protein sequence MQCPKCHAAMHTYNRNGVQIEQCSGCRGIFLDFGELEALTRLESQWSQQAPPAPQAYPAQPAPAAPAWGAPHQGGHHGGHYRQRGFGRMLFSS encoded by the coding sequence ATGCAGTGTCCCAAGTGCCATGCGGCCATGCACACGTACAACCGCAACGGCGTCCAGATCGAGCAGTGCAGCGGCTGCCGCGGGATATTCCTGGACTTCGGCGAGCTGGAGGCCCTGACTCGCCTGGAGTCCCAGTGGTCCCAGCAGGCGCCGCCGGCCCCGCAGGCCTACCCGGCGCAGCCCGCCCCCGCGGCCCCCGCCTGGGGAGCCCCGCACCAGGGCGGCCACCACGGCGGTCACTACCGCCAGCGCGGCTTCGGCCGGATGCTCTTCTCCTCCTGA